Proteins encoded together in one Neisseria lactamica window:
- a CDS encoding methyltransferase regulatory domain-containing protein encodes MAEPPEISDIKNSYDDLMYESGAFPQTAINNLEARARLMGLQPAPAANAKVLELGCSMGGNIITQALYYPDAEFVGIDLSGRQVAQGNAIIEKMGLKNVRLEEKDILTIDESFGKFDYIIVHGIWSWVPDAVKDKIFSICRNNLTEHGIAYISYNVYPGWKRQEQLREIMYFAGRDVLEEPLEARTRKGLDALKTLAEILENDKGLGGGGKLPAMQKILNHNTYYVAHEYMEIFNDPIYVNGFIEWANRHRLAYIGDADLHASFVSWMAEHTRERILALAGDDYIAKEFYSDILSDRQFRRSLLCREEVGDNIRRDESVAVEVIESLNFRPARGETINFDENDTLLSGIRDVMKTGEPFKTEDVAENLARRFPGLTFDRMKINSQLLLQTILGRFSVSSDNTGKPFFEDHKTYVPARFTDYVAAFVEHGAEAFVRPANRYNESTPSFGYGHLYIMRQLSRPTSKQALIETVAENLNIVSTTPDGLTFHPPAEVYVEEILADLADRHFLVSAD; translated from the coding sequence ATGGCGGAACCCCCGGAAATATCGGACATCAAAAATTCATATGATGATTTGATGTACGAATCTGGCGCGTTCCCTCAAACCGCCATCAATAATTTGGAGGCGCGCGCCCGCCTGATGGGTTTGCAGCCCGCGCCCGCCGCCAATGCCAAGGTCTTGGAACTGGGCTGTTCGATGGGCGGCAACATCATCACGCAGGCACTTTATTACCCGGATGCGGAATTTGTCGGTATCGACTTGTCCGGCAGGCAGGTTGCGCAGGGCAATGCCATCATTGAAAAAATGGGCTTGAAAAATGTTCGCCTGGAAGAAAAAGATATTTTGACCATCGATGAATCATTCGGGAAGTTCGACTATATCATCGTCCACGGCATTTGGTCGTGGGTGCCTGACGCAGTTAAAGACAAAATTTTTTCGATTTGCCGGAACAACCTGACGGAACACGGCATTGCCTATATTTCATACAATGTTTACCCCGGCTGGAAACGGCAGGAGCAGTTGCGCGAAATTATGTACTTTGCCGGCAGGGATGTGCTTGAAGAACCCTTGGAAGCGCGAACGCGGAAAGGCTTGGACGCGCTCAAGACGCTGGCGGAAATTTTGGAAAACGACAAGGGCTTGGGCGGCGGCGGCAAACTTCCGGCGATGCAAAAAATATTGAATCACAATACTTATTATGTCGCACACGAATATATGGAAATATTCAACGACCCGATTTACGTCAACGGCTTCATCGAATGGGCTAACCGTCACCGGCTGGCGTATATCGGGGATGCCGATTTGCACGCGTCTTTTGTTTCTTGGATGGCGGAGCATACGCGGGAGCGGATTCTGGCATTGGCAGGGGACGATTATATTGCCAAAGAATTTTACAGTGATATTTTATCCGACCGCCAATTCCGCCGTTCGCTTTTATGCCGTGAGGAAGTCGGGGACAATATCAGGCGTGATGAGTCGGTTGCAGTCGAAGTGATAGAAAGTTTGAATTTCCGCCCAGCAAGAGGGGAAACGATCAACTTTGATGAAAACGATACCCTGCTTTCGGGCATACGCGATGTGATGAAAACCGGAGAGCCGTTTAAAACGGAAGATGTTGCGGAAAACCTCGCCCGCCGATTTCCCGGTTTGACATTCGACCGTATGAAAATCAATTCCCAGCTTTTATTGCAAACCATTCTCGGGCGTTTTTCTGTTTCATCAGACAATACGGGCAAACCATTTTTTGAAGACCATAAAACCTATGTGCCGGCGCGTTTTACAGATTATGTCGCCGCCTTTGTGGAACACGGCGCGGAAGCGTTTGTCCGGCCTGCCAACCGTTACAACGAAAGCACCCCCTCATTCGGGTACGGGCATTTGTACATTATGCGGCAATTATCGCGGCCGACGAGCAAACAGGCATTGATTGAAACGGTTGCCGAAAACTTGAACATCGTCAGCACCACGCCCGACGGTTTGACATTCCATCCGCCTGCCGAAGTGTATGTGGAAGAAATATTGGCAGACTTGGCGGACAGGCATTTTCTCGTTTCGGCGGATTGA
- a CDS encoding RecQ family ATP-dependent DNA helicase: MDFAVPAVLIIDLEINPKTDTVFKIGAYRPDLDLGFERSFRHEEGFRKALAEMQPLAEGAEWLMGHNLLEHDLPYLKKAAPDRAWLSLPVIDTLKLSPLAFPQNPYHRLIKNYKIISSELNSPLADCRACWQLFQDQCAAFGKIKTERPDEFTLWTALSDMHLPYRFSDGISLAERTEHPDTNRLIRIIWMMMQDNEEKGRLKVCRTRFLELMKTDIHNRDIYPSLAYALSWLNVSGGNSVLAPWVRSRFPETARLIAELRDHDCGDSNCNYCADMLNPEAQLQRYFKLSEFRRFKGFEGGQRAIVQSGMKGLHTLAVLPTGGGKSLCYQVPALNRYYRNGGLTVVISPLQSLMKDQLDGMLRKNITCAAMLNGLVEVVERAEILDKTALGDIGILLVAPEQFRNDSFISAISQRQINGWVFDEAHCLSKWGHDFRPDYLYAVKFIAEHGRKNGGTAPVSCFTATAKPDVLADITDNFREQAGIEFRQFIGDNARDNLSYEVFEASDGIKKQKIDELLHRELDHQRGGAVVFVGRRKSAEDYNEYLQKQGWACEYFHAGLETNAKADIQNRFIEGGLRVIVATNAFGMGVDKPDVRLVIHAEITGSLENYLQEAGRAGRDREEAKCILLYEKSDVDTQFGISKMSQIELRDLKTVWRKIGMLNTAAHGRDGCGEVVATGGEILKDSEEYMSFDRDDRQSDTKIKTAISWLERAELLDRKENRTRIFPSRSGKLTLEQASELIQKGRFARRLKEIYLTIAEIVFNAPDDKPLSTDDLIQATACSLEELRGHLHSLEEMGILTNDTRMTVILRTDNVKPSSGLLEKISRWEEKLWQILKTEIPDADQGIWQNLAVNAVCYEMHDSGLESTPAEIKQLILSFADDKSALESNKNGSFEIRDFGNGCLKIRFKNNDSWENIQETALLRRNICARILSFLAGKTEGVRRKDVVVETGIGEMVQQLADDMQLSVQIPANRRETLLKQALLFMHKLGIIKLNHGITILRHAMTIVPNRNALESKRQYLKSDYRPLETFYGEKRFQIHVMREYAERALKNITEALNLVADYFKTDEKSFKDKWFSGRLKELEEPVSPDTLHTVTDGLNSVQKAVVTDQSGRNRLVLAGPGSGKTRIIVHRVAYLLRVQHVPASSIIVLTFTRLAALEVKRRLHGLVGNLARAVTVLTYDGMAMRLLGVRFDSKGFDGKSREQEKRKTEEQFEKWCEAATAMLSDGIGGGDGDEARERIMSGFRYILVDEYQDISERHYRLVSALAGRKRDDEDKLTILAVGDDDQNIFAYNGSSNEYIRRFQEEYGVDSPDFLTFNYRSTQNIIAAANRVISGMPDRLKNLHPIAVNPERRQDPDGGIWTQTDPERQGRVRVIRLHPEFNRRRRFNIQSQAVIAEIRRLRNLADISWNSIAVLARNNDTLNPMQAWCEQNSIPYFLTNEQNLSLCKTREFVRLVHGIETAGDGMLSSADFCRLIEKEIRHSGKKWENWFAQLKADFLNEFPIARPSENTAAPQHPAAFLKNWLYEYVGNEKISRSDGIFLGTAHSSKGLEFDHVFILDDGWEERSDENRRLYYVAMTRAKKTLTLICHSPRHPWINALPEDVERIGRTFAELPELNVEYRMLSNYGGALDIGFIARENENPSYGEIGERIEAAKMLKTGDSLDIIEDGGGNYLFCANNIPVAKTAKNFKEKIPKHARAAVAAVGVFYLEDVGKKYLEQYREDIPVWAVVIPVLMIPQKP, encoded by the coding sequence ATGGATTTTGCCGTACCTGCCGTTTTAATCATCGACTTGGAAATTAACCCCAAAACCGATACCGTCTTCAAAATCGGTGCATACCGGCCCGACCTTGACCTCGGCTTCGAACGAAGCTTCCGCCATGAAGAAGGTTTCAGGAAGGCATTGGCGGAAATGCAGCCCCTCGCGGAAGGTGCGGAATGGCTGATGGGGCACAACCTCCTCGAACACGACCTGCCGTATTTGAAAAAAGCCGCGCCCGACCGGGCGTGGCTTTCATTGCCCGTTATCGATACGCTGAAGCTGTCGCCGCTCGCCTTTCCGCAAAACCCGTACCACCGTCTGATTAAAAACTACAAAATCATCTCTTCCGAACTCAACTCCCCGTTGGCGGACTGCCGCGCCTGTTGGCAGCTTTTTCAGGACCAGTGTGCCGCATTCGGCAAAATCAAAACCGAAAGGCCCGATGAATTTACCCTGTGGACGGCATTGTCCGATATGCATCTGCCGTATCGTTTTTCAGACGGCATCTCCCTCGCCGAACGTACCGAACACCCGGATACCAACCGATTGATACGCATTATTTGGATGATGATGCAGGACAACGAAGAAAAAGGGCGTTTGAAAGTCTGCCGTACACGTTTTCTGGAGTTGATGAAAACCGACATCCACAATCGCGACATCTATCCTTCGCTTGCCTATGCCCTGTCATGGCTGAACGTCTCCGGCGGCAACTCCGTGCTTGCCCCGTGGGTGCGGAGCCGTTTTCCCGAAACGGCCCGGCTGATTGCCGAATTGCGCGATCACGACTGCGGCGACAGCAACTGCAACTACTGCGCCGACATGCTCAATCCCGAAGCCCAGTTGCAGCGTTATTTCAAACTGTCCGAATTCCGCCGTTTCAAAGGTTTCGAAGGTGGGCAGCGCGCCATTGTGCAGTCGGGGATGAAAGGTCTGCACACGCTGGCAGTCCTGCCCACTGGCGGCGGGAAATCCCTGTGTTATCAAGTTCCCGCGCTCAACCGCTATTACCGTAACGGCGGGCTGACCGTCGTCATTTCGCCCCTGCAGTCGCTGATGAAAGACCAGCTGGACGGAATGCTCAGAAAAAACATTACCTGCGCCGCCATGCTCAACGGCCTGGTCGAAGTGGTCGAACGTGCCGAAATATTGGACAAAACCGCATTAGGCGACATCGGCATCCTGCTGGTCGCCCCCGAACAGTTCCGCAACGACAGTTTCATTTCCGCCATTTCCCAACGTCAAATCAACGGCTGGGTATTCGATGAAGCACACTGCCTGTCCAAATGGGGGCACGATTTCCGACCCGATTACCTGTATGCGGTCAAATTCATCGCCGAACACGGCAGGAAAAACGGCGGCACCGCACCGGTAAGCTGCTTTACCGCCACCGCCAAACCCGACGTACTTGCCGACATTACCGATAATTTCCGCGAACAGGCCGGCATAGAATTCAGGCAATTTATCGGCGACAACGCGCGCGACAACCTGTCTTACGAAGTTTTCGAAGCTTCAGACGGCATCAAAAAACAAAAAATCGACGAGCTGCTCCACCGAGAACTCGACCATCAAAGGGGCGGCGCAGTCGTTTTCGTCGGCAGGCGCAAAAGTGCGGAAGACTATAACGAATACCTCCAAAAACAAGGCTGGGCGTGCGAATACTTCCACGCAGGCCTGGAAACCAATGCTAAAGCAGACATACAGAACCGCTTTATCGAAGGCGGGTTGCGCGTCATCGTCGCCACCAACGCCTTCGGCATGGGCGTGGACAAACCTGATGTACGGTTGGTTATTCATGCCGAAATCACCGGTTCGCTGGAAAACTACCTTCAAGAGGCCGGGCGCGCCGGACGGGACCGCGAAGAGGCAAAATGCATCCTGCTTTATGAGAAAAGCGATGTAGATACCCAATTCGGCATCAGCAAAATGTCGCAAATAGAATTGCGCGACCTCAAAACGGTATGGCGCAAAATCGGCATGCTCAACACGGCTGCACACGGCAGGGACGGTTGCGGCGAAGTCGTCGCCACCGGCGGCGAGATTCTCAAAGACAGCGAAGAATATATGAGCTTCGACAGGGACGACCGCCAATCGGACACCAAAATCAAAACCGCCATTTCCTGGCTGGAACGTGCCGAACTGCTCGACCGCAAAGAAAACCGCACCAGAATCTTCCCTTCACGCTCGGGCAAACTGACTCTGGAACAGGCTTCGGAGCTGATTCAAAAAGGCCGGTTCGCCCGACGGCTCAAAGAAATCTACCTGACCATTGCCGAAATCGTATTCAACGCACCGGATGACAAGCCGCTCAGTACCGACGACCTGATACAGGCGACCGCATGCAGCTTGGAAGAATTGCGCGGACACCTGCACAGCCTCGAAGAAATGGGCATATTGACCAACGATACGCGTATGACCGTCATCCTGCGTACCGACAACGTCAAACCATCGTCGGGGCTTTTGGAAAAAATAAGCCGGTGGGAAGAAAAACTCTGGCAGATATTGAAAACGGAAATTCCCGATGCCGACCAAGGAATATGGCAAAATCTCGCCGTCAATGCCGTCTGCTATGAAATGCACGATTCGGGACTGGAAAGCACGCCCGCCGAAATCAAGCAGCTCATCCTGTCTTTTGCGGACGACAAATCCGCACTCGAATCCAATAAAAACGGCAGCTTTGAAATCCGCGACTTCGGCAACGGCTGCCTGAAAATCCGCTTCAAAAACAATGACAGCTGGGAAAATATTCAAGAAACCGCCCTTTTGCGCCGCAACATCTGCGCCCGCATCCTGTCCTTCCTCGCCGGCAAAACAGAGGGCGTCCGGCGGAAAGATGTCGTCGTAGAAACCGGAATCGGCGAAATGGTGCAGCAGCTTGCCGACGATATGCAATTGTCGGTACAGATTCCGGCAAACCGCCGCGAAACCCTGCTCAAGCAGGCGCTGCTGTTCATGCACAAACTGGGCATCATCAAACTGAACCACGGCATTACCATCCTGCGCCACGCGATGACCATCGTCCCCAACCGGAACGCGCTGGAATCCAAACGGCAATACCTCAAATCGGACTACCGCCCCTTGGAAACGTTTTACGGGGAAAAACGTTTCCAAATCCACGTCATGCGCGAATATGCGGAACGCGCGCTCAAAAACATTACCGAAGCCTTAAACCTGGTCGCCGACTATTTTAAAACGGATGAAAAATCATTTAAGGACAAATGGTTTTCAGGAAGGCTGAAAGAATTGGAAGAACCCGTCTCCCCGGATACCCTCCATACCGTCACGGACGGTCTGAACAGCGTGCAAAAAGCCGTCGTTACCGATCAGAGCGGCAGGAACCGCCTGGTGCTTGCCGGCCCCGGTTCCGGCAAAACGCGCATCATCGTCCATCGTGTCGCCTATCTTCTGCGCGTCCAACACGTTCCGGCATCCTCCATCATCGTCCTGACCTTTACCCGGCTTGCCGCGCTGGAAGTCAAACGCCGCCTGCACGGACTGGTCGGCAACCTTGCCCGGGCCGTTACCGTCCTGACTTACGACGGTATGGCAATGCGGCTTTTAGGCGTACGTTTCGACAGCAAAGGCTTCGACGGCAAAAGCAGAGAACAGGAGAAACGGAAAACCGAAGAACAGTTTGAAAAATGGTGTGAAGCCGCCACCGCTATGCTTTCAGACGGCATCGGCGGCGGCGATGGGGACGAAGCGCGCGAACGCATCATGTCGGGATTCCGCTATATCCTTGTAGACGAGTACCAAGACATCAGCGAACGGCATTACAGGCTGGTTTCCGCGCTGGCAGGCAGGAAACGCGACGATGAAGACAAGCTGACCATTCTTGCAGTCGGCGACGACGACCAAAATATCTTTGCCTACAACGGCAGCAGCAACGAATACATCCGCCGTTTTCAGGAAGAATACGGCGTGGATTCGCCCGATTTCCTGACTTTCAACTACCGCAGCACGCAAAACATCATCGCCGCCGCCAACCGCGTGATAAGCGGAATGCCCGACCGCCTGAAAAACCTGCACCCTATCGCCGTCAATCCCGAAAGGCGACAAGACCCCGACGGCGGCATTTGGACGCAAACCGACCCCGAACGCCAAGGCCGCGTCCGCGTCATCCGCCTGCACCCCGAGTTCAACCGGAGAAGACGCTTCAACATCCAATCCCAAGCCGTCATTGCGGAAATACGGCGTTTGCGGAATTTGGCGGACATCTCTTGGAACAGCATCGCCGTCCTTGCCCGCAACAACGACACACTCAACCCCATGCAGGCATGGTGCGAACAAAACAGCATCCCCTACTTCCTGACAAACGAACAAAACCTGTCTTTATGCAAAACACGCGAATTTGTCCGTCTGGTGCACGGCATCGAAACGGCGGGGGACGGTATGCTTTCTTCGGCGGATTTCTGTCGGTTGATAGAGAAGGAAATCAGGCACAGCGGCAAGAAATGGGAAAACTGGTTCGCACAGCTTAAAGCCGACTTCCTCAACGAATTCCCCATTGCCCGGCCGTCTGAAAACACTGCCGCACCGCAACATCCTGCGGCATTTCTGAAAAACTGGCTGTACGAATATGTCGGCAACGAAAAAATCAGCCGTTCAGACGGCATATTCTTGGGAACGGCGCATTCATCCAAAGGTTTGGAGTTCGACCACGTCTTTATCCTGGACGACGGCTGGGAAGAGCGCAGCGACGAAAACCGCCGCCTCTATTATGTCGCCATGACCCGTGCCAAAAAGACGCTGACGCTGATCTGCCACTCACCCCGCCATCCCTGGATAAACGCGCTGCCCGAAGACGTAGAGCGCATAGGCCGCACCTTTGCCGAACTGCCTGAATTGAATGTCGAATATAGGATGCTTTCCAACTATGGAGGAGCGTTGGATATCGGCTTCATCGCCCGAGAAAACGAAAATCCTTCATACGGGGAAATCGGCGAACGCATCGAAGCTGCCAAAATGTTGAAAACCGGCGACAGCCTGGACATCATTGAAGACGGCGGCGGCAATTACCTTTTCTGCGCCAACAATATACCGGTTGCCAAAACCGCCAAGAATTTTAAAGAAAAAATCCCCAAACATGCCCGTGCCGCCGTTGCCGCTGTCGGTGTCTTCTATTTGGAAGATGTCGGCAAAAAATATCTCGAACAATATCGGGAAGACATTCCGGTATGGGCAGTCGTCATCCCCGTACTGATGATTCCTCAGAAACCGTAA
- a CDS encoding heavy-metal-associated domain-containing protein, with protein sequence METLILDIGGMSCGGCVKSVTRILESVKGVASVEVSLENKSATVGYDPAQTDAGALIEAVEDGGYDAALK encoded by the coding sequence ATGGAAACCCTTATCCTCGACATCGGCGGCATGAGCTGCGGCGGCTGCGTCAAAAGCGTTACCCGGATACTGGAAAGCGTCAAAGGCGTGGCAAGCGTCGAAGTCAGCCTTGAAAACAAAAGTGCGACCGTCGGTTACGATCCCGCGCAAACCGATGCGGGGGCGTTGATTGAAGCCGTAGAAGACGGCGGCTATGATGCCGCGTTGAAATAA
- a CDS encoding sugar transporter: MNASQKPWLSIVALAIGAFIFNTTEYIPIALLSDIGRSFGMTATETGIMITVYAWIVALTSLPLMLLTRHMERRGLLLILFALFTVSHILSFAAWRFEILLASRVGIALTHAVFWSITASLAVRIAPVGKGNQALGLLSTGTVMAMVAGIPLGRMVGQYLGWQASFLLIGLCAAAVMAVLAKSLPRLPSVNAGSLSSLPLLLKRKKLMLLYAMTVLVITAHFTAYSYIEPFVIQIGSFSARQVTVVLGLYGLAGFAASYLFGKWFAKHPRAFLAGAVSVIALSSGLLLPLAHLPAAIYALVFVWGTAIVIVSLGMVSKVLDFASDAADLANSIYSGLYNVGIGGGALLGHLVTQYAGISRIGIAGMLVSAAGLWLCLNLNRHIRT, from the coding sequence ATGAACGCTTCGCAAAAACCCTGGTTGAGCATCGTTGCCTTGGCAATCGGCGCATTTATTTTCAACACGACCGAATACATCCCCATCGCGCTTTTGAGCGACATCGGACGAAGCTTCGGCATGACGGCGACCGAAACAGGCATCATGATTACGGTTTATGCGTGGATTGTCGCGCTGACTTCGCTGCCGCTGATGCTGCTGACGCGCCATATGGAAAGGCGCGGTCTGTTGTTGATTTTGTTTGCGCTGTTTACCGTCAGCCACATCCTGTCATTTGCCGCATGGCGTTTTGAAATCCTGCTCGCAAGCCGCGTGGGGATTGCGCTGACGCACGCGGTGTTCTGGTCCATTACGGCTTCGCTGGCGGTACGCATCGCCCCTGTCGGAAAAGGAAATCAGGCATTGGGGCTGCTCAGTACGGGGACGGTAATGGCGATGGTGGCGGGGATTCCGCTCGGGCGTATGGTCGGACAATATTTGGGCTGGCAGGCGAGTTTTTTGCTGATTGGTTTGTGTGCGGCGGCGGTGATGGCCGTGCTTGCCAAAAGCCTGCCGCGCCTGCCGAGCGTGAATGCCGGTTCTTTAAGCAGCCTGCCCCTGCTTTTAAAACGGAAAAAACTGATGTTGCTGTATGCGATGACGGTACTGGTCATCACGGCGCACTTTACCGCATACAGCTACATCGAGCCCTTCGTCATCCAAATCGGCAGTTTCTCCGCGCGGCAGGTTACGGTGGTGCTGGGGCTGTACGGCTTGGCGGGCTTTGCCGCGTCGTACCTGTTCGGCAAATGGTTTGCCAAACATCCGCGCGCATTTTTGGCGGGCGCGGTATCAGTCATCGCTTTGTCCTCAGGGCTTTTGCTGCCTTTGGCGCATTTGCCTGCCGCCATTTACGCGCTGGTGTTCGTATGGGGGACGGCGATTGTGATCGTCAGCTTGGGGATGGTTTCTAAAGTTTTGGATTTCGCCTCCGATGCCGCAGACCTTGCCAACTCGATTTATTCGGGACTTTACAACGTCGGTATCGGCGGCGGCGCGCTGCTGGGGCATTTGGTAACGCAATATGCCGGCATTTCCCGTATCGGCATCGCCGGTATGCTGGTATCGGCGGCAGGTTTGTGGCTGTGCCTGAACCTGAACCGCCATATCCGAACCTGA
- a CDS encoding MBOAT family O-acyltransferase: MPLLSVEFALFFLAFLPIYWGWAKYPSVQNLLLLAAGMGWLYHIGPVFAAIIVLYSSCVYLLGELLRSDRENTRRFWLGFGIAASLTVLGFFKYFDFFRPLIAQYAGKGGAIDILMPLGLSYYTFQSIAYLVYCFRAPHAARFSWHELLLHLSFFPTVTSGPIIRAAAFKSADGEQAGALAQIRTRQPRSPVRPALAVSLILLGIAKKWWLAGMLAENWVSPVFENPAQFDGWGVLGGVYGYTFQLFLDFSGYSDLVIGMAMLLGFRLPKNFSAPLRALNIRAFWDKWHISLSTWIRDYIYIPLGGSKKGFLRTQFNLMAAMVLSGIWHGYGWNFLIWGALHGTALVLLNTGDRYFGRDALCRLKYLAPLSWFVTFHFVCLTFVVFNTANPDDAGAVFSALFANAGGWNAPQRADMLLLASFASVMLLYPYLQRAFDGAVKGLEKIPMWLWFIPVSAVLLLIIVFAPSGIPGFIYANF, from the coding sequence ATGCCGCTGCTGTCTGTCGAGTTCGCACTGTTCTTTCTCGCCTTCCTGCCGATTTACTGGGGCTGGGCGAAATACCCGTCCGTCCAAAACCTGCTGCTTTTGGCTGCCGGTATGGGCTGGCTCTACCATATCGGCCCCGTATTTGCGGCAATCATCGTCCTTTATTCCTCCTGCGTGTACCTTTTGGGCGAACTGCTCCGTTCCGATCGCGAAAATACGCGCCGTTTCTGGCTGGGGTTCGGCATTGCCGCCTCGCTGACCGTCTTGGGATTTTTCAAATATTTCGACTTTTTCCGTCCGCTGATTGCACAATATGCGGGTAAGGGCGGCGCAATCGACATCCTGATGCCGCTGGGGCTTTCGTATTACACCTTCCAGTCGATCGCCTACCTGGTTTACTGCTTCCGCGCCCCGCACGCCGCGCGTTTCAGCTGGCACGAGCTGCTGCTGCACCTGAGTTTCTTTCCCACCGTTACCTCCGGCCCGATTATCCGCGCCGCCGCATTCAAAAGCGCAGACGGCGAGCAGGCGGGCGCATTGGCGCAAATCCGTACCCGCCAACCGCGCTCACCCGTCCGCCCCGCACTCGCCGTTTCCCTGATTCTGCTGGGCATTGCCAAAAAATGGTGGCTGGCGGGGATGCTGGCGGAAAACTGGGTATCGCCCGTATTTGAAAATCCCGCCCAATTCGACGGCTGGGGCGTATTGGGCGGCGTGTACGGCTATACCTTCCAACTCTTTTTAGACTTTTCCGGATATTCCGATTTGGTTATCGGTATGGCAATGCTGCTGGGCTTTAGGCTGCCCAAAAACTTCTCCGCACCGCTTCGTGCTTTAAACATCCGCGCATTTTGGGACAAATGGCACATCAGCCTTTCCACCTGGATACGCGACTACATCTACATCCCCTTGGGCGGCAGCAAAAAAGGCTTTTTGCGGACACAGTTCAACCTGATGGCGGCAATGGTGCTCTCGGGCATCTGGCACGGCTACGGCTGGAACTTCCTCATTTGGGGCGCGCTGCACGGCACGGCATTGGTGCTGCTCAACACGGGCGACCGCTATTTCGGGCGCGACGCGCTATGCCGTCTGAAATACCTTGCGCCGCTCTCGTGGTTTGTTACTTTCCATTTCGTCTGCCTGACCTTCGTCGTCTTCAATACCGCCAATCCCGACGATGCCGGCGCGGTTTTCAGTGCCCTCTTTGCCAATGCCGGCGGCTGGAATGCGCCGCAACGGGCGGATATGCTGCTGCTTGCCTCGTTTGCATCCGTGATGCTGCTCTACCCTTACCTGCAACGCGCTTTCGACGGCGCGGTCAAAGGTTTGGAAAAAATCCCGATGTGGCTGTGGTTTATCCCCGTTTCCGCCGTCCTGCTGCTGATTATCGTATTCGCCCCCTCGGGGATACCCGGCTTTATTTATGCCAATTTTTAA
- the patB gene encoding peptidoglycan O-acetyltransferase PatB, with protein MKNFLSLFASILMSALIAVWFSQNPINAYWQQTYHRNSPLEPLAAYGWWQTGAELQENAYALSDGIKAFLSGETPPTAQDGGSADMPSEAAASEAAPQTGEIQEWKQDTEAAAVRTGDKVFFAGDSLMQGVAPFVQKSLKQQYGIESVNLSKQSTGLSYPSFFDWPKTVEETLKKHPEISVLAVFLGPNDPWDFPVGKRYLKFASDEWAQEYLKRVDRILEAARAHHVQVVWLGIPYMKKAKLDGQMRYLDKLLSEHLEGKIILIPTAHTLSGGEDRYTDSVNVNGKPVRYRSKDGIHFTAEGQKLLAAKIMEKIVFEPSTQPSSTQP; from the coding sequence ATGAAAAACTTTCTTTCCCTTTTCGCCTCCATACTGATGTCTGCCCTGATTGCCGTGTGGTTCAGCCAAAACCCCATCAACGCCTACTGGCAGCAGACCTACCACCGCAACAGCCCGCTCGAACCGCTTGCCGCCTACGGATGGTGGCAAACCGGTGCAGAGTTGCAAGAAAACGCCTACGCCCTTTCAGACGGCATCAAAGCCTTCCTGTCCGGCGAAACGCCGCCGACGGCCCAAGACGGCGGTTCGGCAGATATGCCGTCTGAAGCCGCCGCATCCGAAGCCGCCCCTCAAACCGGCGAAATCCAAGAATGGAAACAGGACACCGAAGCCGCCGCCGTCCGAACCGGCGACAAAGTCTTTTTCGCCGGCGACTCGCTGATGCAGGGCGTTGCCCCCTTCGTGCAAAAAAGCCTGAAACAGCAATACGGCATCGAATCCGTCAACCTCAGCAAACAAAGCACGGGGCTGTCCTACCCCTCATTCTTCGACTGGCCGAAAACGGTTGAAGAAACCCTGAAAAAACATCCCGAAATCAGCGTGCTGGCCGTCTTCCTCGGCCCGAACGACCCGTGGGATTTCCCCGTCGGCAAACGATACCTCAAATTCGCTTCCGACGAATGGGCGCAAGAATACCTGAAACGCGTCGACCGCATCCTTGAAGCCGCCCGCGCGCACCACGTCCAAGTCGTCTGGCTCGGCATACCCTACATGAAAAAAGCCAAGCTCGACGGGCAGATGCGCTACCTCGACAAACTGCTTTCGGAACACTTGGAAGGCAAAATCATCCTGATTCCCACCGCGCACACCCTGAGCGGCGGGGAAGACCGCTACACCGACTCCGTCAACGTCAACGGCAAACCCGTCCGCTACCGCAGCAAGGACGGCATACACTTTACCGCCGAAGGACAAAAACTGCTGGCGGCAAAAATAATGGAAAAAATCGTTTTTGAACCAAGTACGCAACCATCAAGTACACAGCCATGA